In Brevibacillus brevis, a genomic segment contains:
- a CDS encoding DinB family protein, which produces MKRPTNEEHIAYYGKYVNLVPEGDLLLQLSRQMEETVQMLSGLTEEQENYRYAPGKWSVKEVLGHLIDTERIMSYRLLRIARGDQTPLAGYDDEAYVAEGEFSSRRMSELLDEYKAVRQSTIAMFKGVPARAWERTGVANNSHCSARALAYIIAGHELHHGILLKDRYQIG; this is translated from the coding sequence ATGAAGCGTCCAACGAACGAAGAGCACATCGCATACTATGGGAAGTATGTGAATCTGGTTCCGGAAGGGGATCTGCTGCTTCAGTTGTCCAGACAGATGGAAGAGACCGTGCAAATGCTGTCTGGCCTGACGGAAGAACAAGAAAACTACCGGTATGCTCCCGGAAAATGGTCAGTGAAAGAAGTGCTTGGACATCTCATCGATACGGAACGAATCATGAGCTATCGGCTTTTGCGGATCGCCAGAGGGGATCAGACCCCGCTTGCGGGCTACGACGACGAGGCGTACGTAGCGGAAGGGGAATTTTCTTCCCGGCGGATGTCGGAGCTTCTCGACGAATACAAGGCGGTACGGCAGTCCACCATCGCGATGTTCAAAGGAGTACCAGCACGTGCATGGGAGCGGACCGGGGTTGCGAACAACAGCCATTGTTCGGCCAGAGCGCTGGCGTACATCATTGCCGGTCATGAGCTTCATCATGGCATCCTTCTAAAGGATCGGTACCAAATCGGGTGA
- a CDS encoding HAMP domain-containing sensor histidine kinase, with the protein MILIKHVMLQLFIALLPFILFNVHYRDKLRNYSQKFVIVSSALSLFLAMTFSCSMVDGFFFDVRHIIMYFGVLFGGVRAGCVLLSEFFVYRLYLGGDGLWTGSFIFVCTFFLSLLLRELHKISRRKTFVTCLAGLVLAVHPSLILYLNHPDHVTVYLLEHLLVFPLQYLIGIWLLTTLFQKAVSDKAIFISYLQNEKYEAISHVAASLAHEVRNPLTAVKGFLKLIRSSTLERGKMEQYIDISLMEIVRTESVLSDYLSITRPPSKQKDKTNLSQHVRVMIDVMSSYAIMSNVQLVLEQEPVAPVWIVANGEEVKQVLVNFMKNAIEACVEVPQAKVSLSLILADRHVLLVIKDNGVGMSADQINRLGSIYYSTKSSGTGLGLTYSFQIIRAMGGSIAVKSEPKAGTVFTISLPLQEYAPEPSVSQIW; encoded by the coding sequence GTGATTCTGATCAAGCATGTGATGTTGCAGCTCTTCATCGCTCTTTTGCCATTCATCCTCTTTAACGTGCATTATCGGGATAAGCTGCGAAATTACAGCCAGAAATTCGTGATCGTCTCCAGCGCTTTGTCTCTGTTTTTGGCCATGACGTTCTCCTGCAGCATGGTAGACGGATTTTTCTTTGATGTCCGCCATATCATCATGTATTTCGGCGTCCTATTTGGCGGTGTGCGGGCTGGTTGCGTGCTGCTTTCTGAATTTTTTGTCTACCGCTTGTACTTGGGAGGGGACGGCTTATGGACGGGATCGTTTATTTTTGTGTGTACGTTTTTCCTGTCCCTTCTCTTACGGGAGCTGCACAAAATCTCCAGACGAAAGACCTTCGTCACATGTCTGGCCGGCCTCGTTCTCGCCGTTCACCCCTCCCTCATTCTCTATCTGAATCACCCCGACCACGTCACGGTCTATCTTCTCGAGCACTTGCTGGTCTTTCCCCTCCAATATTTGATAGGGATTTGGCTGCTCACTACCTTGTTTCAGAAGGCAGTTTCCGACAAGGCCATTTTCATCAGCTACTTGCAGAACGAAAAGTACGAAGCGATCAGCCACGTCGCCGCCTCACTTGCCCATGAAGTGCGCAATCCGCTAACGGCGGTGAAAGGATTTTTAAAGCTGATCCGCTCCAGCACGCTGGAACGAGGAAAAATGGAGCAGTACATCGATATCAGCCTGATGGAAATCGTCCGGACGGAATCGGTGCTCTCGGATTATTTGTCGATCACCAGACCGCCCAGCAAGCAAAAGGACAAAACCAACCTGTCCCAACACGTGCGTGTCATGATTGATGTCATGTCTTCGTATGCGATCATGAGCAATGTTCAGCTCGTGCTGGAACAAGAACCGGTCGCTCCGGTATGGATCGTGGCGAATGGGGAGGAAGTCAAGCAGGTTCTCGTGAATTTTATGAAGAATGCGATTGAAGCTTGTGTGGAGGTGCCGCAAGCGAAGGTGTCTTTGAGCCTGATTCTGGCAGATCGTCATGTTCTCCTGGTCATCAAGGACAACGGGGTGGGGATGAGCGCCGATCAAATCAATCGGCTCGGTTCGATCTACTACTCGACGAAATCGAGCGGAACCGGATTGGGATTGACCTACTCCTTCCAAATTATCCGCGCCATGGGAGGTTCCATCGCGGTGAAAAGCGAGCCGAAAGCCGGAACGGTCTTTACCATTTCGCTTCCGCTGCAAGAATATGCGCCTGAACCATCTGTTTCGCAGATTTGGTAA
- a CDS encoding cyclase family protein: MKMYDVTGAIFEGMTVYKNKPEKQPRIKPVTNGYVTESRIELDVHTGTHIDAPLHMVTKGETFETIDLERLVGSCKVLDLTHVEDCITRADLEPLDIGPGDFVLFKTKNSWDEAFSFTFVYLSSDGAEYLADIGVRGVGTDALGIERNQEGHPTHKSLFAAGIIIIEGLRLQEVPKGEYFMVAAPLKLLGTDASPARVLLFEGITVTS, translated from the coding sequence ATGAAGATGTACGATGTAACCGGAGCGATTTTCGAAGGAATGACGGTGTACAAGAACAAGCCGGAGAAGCAGCCGAGGATCAAGCCTGTCACAAACGGGTATGTGACGGAATCGAGGATCGAGCTGGACGTTCATACCGGCACGCACATAGACGCCCCTCTCCATATGGTGACGAAGGGCGAAACATTCGAGACCATCGATTTGGAGAGATTGGTGGGAAGTTGCAAGGTACTTGACCTTACTCACGTGGAGGACTGCATTACCCGCGCTGATCTCGAGCCATTGGACATCGGGCCCGGCGATTTTGTGCTGTTCAAGACTAAAAATTCGTGGGATGAGGCATTTTCTTTCACCTTTGTGTACCTGAGTAGCGACGGGGCCGAATATTTGGCTGACATCGGGGTGCGCGGCGTCGGAACGGACGCACTGGGGATCGAGCGCAATCAGGAAGGCCATCCGACGCACAAGTCGTTGTTTGCCGCCGGAATCATCATTATCGAGGGCTTGCGCCTGCAGGAAGTGCCGAAGGGAGAGTACTTCATGGTAGCAGCACCATTGAAGCTGCTCGGAACGGATGCCTCGCCTGCTCGGGTGCTCTTGTTTGAAGGGATTACCGTCACTTCGTAA
- a CDS encoding Gfo/Idh/MocA family oxidoreductase, giving the protein MRFGVIGTNWITEEFIAAGREVSGFSLAAVYSRTRERAEQFAEKHGAPHVFTDVARMAESGVIDAVYIASPNSFHARQAILCMEHGLHVLCEKPMASHAQEVQAMITAARENGVLLMEAVKSTLAPNFQAIRDNLHKLGKIRKYVAANCQYSSRYDAYKNGTILNAFDPAFSNGALMDIGIYCLYPLAVLFGKPISIKAEAVLLESGVDGEGSILLKYEDKEAVVIYSKITDSYLPAEIQGETGTMVIDRINHLTRIEIRYRDGRVEDVTRPQKPKLMPYEIEEFLALAKAGALESATNSHESSLITMEIMDEARRQVGLVFPADLEGREGFPAR; this is encoded by the coding sequence ATGCGGTTTGGCGTCATCGGAACGAATTGGATCACCGAAGAATTCATTGCTGCAGGCAGGGAGGTATCGGGCTTTTCTCTTGCGGCCGTCTACTCCCGGACACGGGAGCGGGCCGAACAGTTCGCAGAAAAACACGGAGCGCCGCATGTGTTTACGGATGTCGCCCGGATGGCGGAGAGCGGCGTGATCGATGCGGTCTACATCGCCAGTCCCAATTCCTTTCATGCCCGGCAAGCCATCCTCTGCATGGAGCACGGGCTGCACGTACTGTGCGAAAAGCCGATGGCCTCCCATGCTCAGGAAGTGCAGGCCATGATCACGGCAGCGCGAGAAAATGGCGTACTGCTTATGGAAGCCGTCAAGTCGACGCTCGCCCCCAATTTTCAGGCGATCCGCGACAACCTCCACAAGCTGGGCAAAATCCGCAAGTATGTCGCCGCGAACTGCCAATACTCGTCACGCTATGACGCTTACAAGAACGGAACCATACTGAATGCGTTTGACCCGGCCTTCTCGAACGGCGCCTTGATGGATATCGGCATCTACTGTCTCTATCCACTGGCGGTCCTCTTCGGCAAGCCGATTTCTATCAAGGCGGAGGCGGTCTTGCTGGAGTCTGGCGTCGATGGAGAAGGAAGCATCCTCCTGAAATATGAAGACAAAGAAGCGGTCGTCATCTATTCGAAGATAACCGACTCGTATTTGCCGGCCGAAATTCAGGGAGAAACCGGAACGATGGTCATCGACAGGATCAATCACCTCACCCGGATCGAAATTCGCTACAGGGACGGGCGAGTGGAAGATGTAACAAGGCCGCAGAAGCCGAAGCTGATGCCTTACGAGATCGAGGAGTTTCTCGCTCTCGCCAAGGCAGGAGCGCTGGAATCCGCCACAAACTCGCATGAAAGCAGCTTGATCACCATGGAGATCATGGACGAGGCGCGCAGGCAGGTGGGGTTGGTGTTTCCTGCGGATCTGGAAGGGAGAGAAGGATTCCCTGCCCGCTGA
- the zwf gene encoding glucose-6-phosphate dehydrogenase, translated as MDSMTFVLFGSTGDLAKRKIYPALYNLYLDKKMPPAFSIVGVGRREWSDEEFQASIAQSIRTFSRRPHPDPSELETFLAAFRYCAVDVTDPEAFHPLLSVVTQRETELGLPENRMFYLSVAPEFFDVIAANIKACGLGETTGWKRLIIEKPFGHDLNSARQLNEKLSAAFSEEEIYRIDHYLGKPMVQNLEALEFANPVFQALWNNQYIANVQITAGETVGVEERAGYYDQAGALRDMVQNHLLQMLMMTAMHVPKRMTASDIRAEKRKVMEAVRPLKTEDVWKHVVRGQYGAGEVLGKKVVGYLEEPGVRPDSQTDTFVAARVWIDDPFWQGVPFYIRTGKRMKEKSTRIVIEFKNPLEKLYRQKREKPAPNLLIISVNPDEGIALQVNSKNPSNRGKIEPVTVDFSAGTEDVPEAYELLLFDALRGDSTYFAHWKEVELSWIWVEPILQAFRENLVPLHEYTAGSHGPKQARDLLAADGFSWWLDKEPERQPIPVHS; from the coding sequence ATGGATTCGATGACCTTTGTGCTCTTTGGTTCGACTGGAGACCTGGCAAAGCGAAAAATTTACCCTGCCTTGTACAACTTGTATCTCGACAAGAAAATGCCTCCCGCTTTTTCCATTGTAGGCGTAGGCAGAAGAGAATGGTCCGACGAAGAGTTTCAGGCGAGCATCGCACAGTCCATCCGCACGTTTTCTCGACGTCCCCATCCGGACCCGTCGGAGCTGGAGACGTTTCTCGCTGCGTTTCGTTACTGTGCTGTCGATGTGACGGATCCAGAGGCCTTCCACCCGCTGCTGTCGGTCGTGACACAGCGCGAAACCGAGCTCGGGCTGCCGGAAAACCGGATGTTTTACCTGTCTGTCGCCCCCGAGTTTTTCGACGTGATCGCAGCGAATATCAAGGCATGCGGCCTGGGGGAGACGACCGGCTGGAAGCGGCTGATTATCGAAAAGCCGTTTGGGCACGACCTGAACTCAGCCAGACAGCTGAACGAAAAGTTGAGCGCTGCGTTTTCGGAAGAGGAGATTTACCGAATCGATCACTATTTGGGCAAGCCGATGGTACAAAACCTGGAAGCGTTGGAATTTGCCAATCCGGTGTTTCAGGCGCTGTGGAACAACCAGTATATCGCCAATGTACAAATTACCGCAGGGGAAACGGTAGGCGTGGAGGAGCGGGCCGGATACTATGATCAGGCTGGTGCCCTCCGCGATATGGTGCAAAACCACCTGCTGCAAATGCTGATGATGACCGCCATGCACGTGCCGAAGCGAATGACGGCGAGTGATATTCGAGCGGAAAAGCGCAAGGTGATGGAAGCCGTCCGTCCTCTGAAAACGGAGGATGTATGGAAGCATGTCGTTCGCGGTCAGTACGGGGCTGGGGAGGTACTTGGCAAGAAGGTGGTCGGGTATCTCGAGGAGCCGGGTGTCCGGCCAGACTCTCAGACCGACACGTTCGTAGCTGCCCGCGTCTGGATTGACGATCCATTTTGGCAAGGCGTCCCGTTTTACATCCGCACGGGCAAGCGAATGAAAGAGAAATCGACGAGAATCGTCATCGAATTTAAAAATCCGCTGGAAAAGCTGTATCGACAAAAGCGGGAGAAGCCTGCGCCCAACCTGTTGATCATCAGTGTCAATCCGGATGAAGGAATCGCCCTGCAAGTGAATAGTAAGAATCCGTCCAATCGCGGAAAAATTGAGCCGGTGACCGTGGACTTCTCGGCAGGAACGGAGGATGTCCCTGAGGCGTACGAGCTGCTGCTGTTCGACGCGCTGCGAGGAGACTCCACGTACTTTGCCCACTGGAAAGAGGTCGAGCTGTCCTGGATATGGGTGGAGCCGATTTTGCAGGCATTCCGGGAGAATCTTGTGCCGCTGCACGAATACACTGCCGGGTCCCATGGTCCAAAGCAAGCACGTGACCTGCTCGCGGCAGACGGATTTTCGTGGTGGCTGGACAAAGAGCCGGAACGTCAGCCGATCCCGGTGCATTCGTAA
- a CDS encoding saccharopine dehydrogenase C-terminal domain-containing protein produces the protein MRVAILGVGGVGQVSACELMKSAYVEKLVLADISIGPAEELAAELRRETDVEIQVKRVDARDVSSVTAILGDIDVLLHIGLPENNFAVMKACLNTRTHYIDTASCGPRWLRKQLAWNDQFRAAGILGIMGLGCDPGFSNIAARYAVDQLDEVDEILIRDGDNSVVDYDGFCSFFSPQTAIQECLAKPNYWTAAKGEQYLPTPLANKEEFEFPEPIGWLDCYHVEHEEATTLGETIGRAKGCKYVDFKYALHPDFVNTLKVLRYLGLDSDEEIEVKGVRVAPRDVVVTSMPKPVDLAGKIHGYSSVGALVKGKKDNKRKDIYVYTIANHDEVFFKTEFQATIWQTGIPPVVAVDMIAEGSLSATGCIPPELIDPIPFLSKLKARGMVWDVIEKTSPLLQIT, from the coding sequence ATGCGCGTCGCAATCTTGGGAGTCGGCGGAGTAGGACAAGTAAGCGCATGTGAACTCATGAAGTCTGCGTATGTAGAGAAGCTGGTCCTGGCGGATATTTCGATCGGACCTGCGGAAGAGCTGGCGGCTGAACTGCGCCGGGAAACCGATGTGGAGATTCAGGTCAAGCGCGTGGACGCCCGCGACGTCTCCAGCGTGACAGCTATTTTGGGAGACATAGACGTGTTGCTCCACATCGGCCTTCCTGAAAACAACTTCGCCGTGATGAAAGCGTGCCTGAACACCAGGACGCACTACATTGACACCGCTTCCTGCGGGCCTCGCTGGCTGCGCAAGCAACTGGCATGGAACGATCAATTTCGGGCGGCCGGGATACTCGGAATCATGGGTCTGGGCTGCGATCCCGGTTTTTCCAACATCGCCGCACGCTACGCGGTGGACCAACTGGACGAGGTCGATGAAATCCTCATCCGCGACGGCGACAATTCCGTCGTGGACTACGACGGCTTTTGCTCGTTTTTCAGCCCCCAGACCGCCATCCAGGAGTGTCTGGCGAAGCCGAACTATTGGACCGCGGCGAAAGGCGAGCAGTATTTGCCCACGCCTTTAGCCAACAAGGAAGAATTCGAGTTTCCCGAGCCCATCGGCTGGCTCGATTGCTACCATGTCGAGCACGAGGAAGCGACTACTTTGGGGGAGACCATCGGCAGGGCCAAAGGCTGCAAATACGTCGATTTCAAATACGCCCTGCACCCTGACTTCGTGAACACGTTGAAGGTACTGCGTTATTTGGGGCTGGACAGCGACGAGGAAATCGAGGTGAAGGGCGTGCGGGTAGCCCCTCGCGACGTGGTCGTGACCTCGATGCCCAAGCCCGTGGATCTGGCGGGGAAAATTCACGGCTATTCCAGCGTCGGAGCCCTCGTCAAAGGAAAGAAGGATAACAAGCGAAAAGACATTTACGTCTACACGATCGCGAACCATGACGAGGTATTTTTCAAGACCGAGTTCCAGGCGACGATCTGGCAAACCGGCATCCCGCCGGTCGTCGCTGTCGACATGATCGCCGAGGGGTCCTTGTCGGCCACAGGCTGCATTCCACCGGAGCTGATCGACCCGATTCCGTTTTTAAGCAAGCTGAAGGCGCGCGGCATGGTCTGGGACGTGATCGAAAAAACCTCTCCGCTCCTGCAAATCACGTAA
- the kynB gene encoding arylformamidase produces the protein MKIFDISRPLLPGVPTWPGDTEFRYEVNWPMAESGSVNVGKLTMSIHTGTHVDAPFHFADDGRRMLELDVQLYVGPARLIDVSGKPSIGAEDLRPFDLVGVTRLLLRTSSWEDPTRFPEKICYLRSDLAPYLAEIGVRLIGVDVPSVDPLDSKELPAHHGLHEHDIHILEGLELDHVQPGDYELIALPLPLAEADGSPVRAVLRSV, from the coding sequence ATGAAAATATTCGATATTTCAAGGCCGCTGCTGCCGGGCGTTCCGACATGGCCAGGCGATACGGAGTTCCGGTATGAAGTGAACTGGCCGATGGCAGAGAGCGGTTCCGTCAATGTAGGGAAGCTGACGATGAGCATTCATACCGGCACCCATGTGGATGCCCCCTTTCATTTTGCAGACGACGGGAGAAGAATGCTCGAGCTGGATGTTCAGCTGTACGTGGGACCCGCCAGACTCATCGATGTCTCGGGCAAGCCGAGCATAGGAGCGGAAGACTTGCGGCCATTCGATCTGGTAGGAGTTACACGGCTGCTGTTGCGCACCAGCTCATGGGAGGATCCGACTCGCTTTCCGGAAAAGATTTGCTATCTACGCTCCGATCTGGCTCCGTACCTGGCCGAGATAGGAGTCCGGCTGATCGGTGTGGACGTGCCGTCTGTCGATCCGTTGGACAGCAAGGAGCTGCCCGCTCATCACGGACTGCACGAGCACGATATCCACATTTTGGAGGGTCTTGAATTGGACCATGTTCAGCCTGGAGATTACGAATTGATCGCGCTGCCGCTTCCGCTTGCGGAGGCAGACGGGAGCCCGGTGCGGGCCGTACTGCGTTCCGTTTAA
- a CDS encoding ATP-binding protein, with amino-acid sequence MTKIEILKSMVRGDQKNAAAWYLLGLEYTEQHNRVEALLAFTQALAYGDEELKQSVIRELNKLSREAPQSTGAEVQETEVLLSKGKHTPAVMRVIEGGKNRKNRSDQPLTEKVVDFSEVGGLHDVKEAIRIKMVQPVLTPQLYERFRKRAGGGVLLYGPPGCGKTFLARAAAGECSAKLYHVQVADILDPYVGASEQNIRDLFASARQHRPAVLFLDEMDALGYHRGKSASPWMRGMIDQLLAEMERAARQLDRLLLLGATNLPWDVDPAFFHSGRFDKVVFVGPPDSEARAAIFRLKLEGRPTEPIDYAQLAGWTELYSGADIEYVVELATEQVLHDILATGIERPIRMSDLRESIAATRPTTIEWLRTAKNYVKYANDEGLYDGVEQFLTAHKRI; translated from the coding sequence ATGACGAAGATCGAGATCTTGAAATCCATGGTCCGCGGCGATCAGAAAAACGCTGCGGCATGGTATCTCCTGGGGCTGGAGTACACTGAGCAACATAACCGCGTAGAAGCGTTGCTCGCTTTTACCCAAGCCTTGGCTTACGGGGACGAGGAATTGAAGCAGTCGGTCATCAGGGAATTGAACAAGCTGAGCCGGGAAGCGCCGCAAAGCACGGGTGCGGAGGTGCAGGAAACGGAGGTCTTGCTGTCGAAAGGGAAGCACACTCCTGCTGTAATGCGCGTCATCGAGGGAGGCAAAAACAGAAAAAACCGTTCCGATCAGCCGCTGACAGAAAAGGTCGTCGACTTTTCCGAAGTAGGTGGATTGCACGATGTAAAAGAAGCGATTCGGATCAAAATGGTCCAGCCGGTTTTGACGCCCCAGTTGTACGAGCGATTCCGCAAACGGGCTGGAGGCGGCGTGCTCCTGTACGGGCCGCCGGGTTGCGGGAAAACGTTTTTGGCCAGAGCGGCTGCCGGCGAGTGCAGCGCCAAGCTTTACCACGTGCAAGTGGCGGATATTCTGGATCCGTACGTCGGTGCCAGCGAGCAAAACATCCGCGACCTGTTTGCCTCCGCTCGCCAGCATCGGCCTGCTGTCCTGTTTCTCGACGAGATGGATGCACTGGGGTATCATCGGGGCAAATCGGCATCGCCGTGGATGAGGGGAATGATCGATCAGCTGTTGGCGGAGATGGAGCGAGCGGCCAGACAGTTGGACCGGCTGCTGCTTCTGGGCGCCACCAATCTGCCGTGGGACGTCGATCCTGCCTTTTTTCACTCGGGGCGCTTTGACAAGGTCGTGTTTGTCGGACCTCCCGACTCCGAGGCACGCGCGGCGATCTTCCGGCTGAAGCTGGAGGGGCGGCCGACGGAGCCCATCGACTATGCCCAATTGGCAGGCTGGACGGAGCTGTATTCCGGGGCCGACATCGAGTATGTCGTCGAATTGGCTACCGAACAAGTCCTCCACGACATCTTGGCGACAGGGATCGAGCGGCCGATTCGCATGAGCGACTTGCGGGAATCGATCGCCGCGACTCGTCCGACGACGATCGAATGGCTGCGAACGGCGAAAAATTACGTCAAATACGCCAATGATGAAGGATTGTACGACGGAGTCGAACAGTTTTTGACGGCACACAAGCGAATCTGA
- a CDS encoding tetratricopeptide repeat protein yields the protein MMVCWSDKDLGRWKEALYFYELGKYAKAKSKFLGILAHDPSDGVAKYYLASCAFHLEEMEIAEAFAREAVLCESSKEMTYALLGAICLEREQYVAAEEWLLAALAAQPENAGILAQYAYLMLRTGHEEKARRLLAEAQRLGPGDETVLHYGYVFQRAYAEPCWEGQAIRDVLQLAGNRVDKLVKLGLLALDRGSYAEARDYFLQAYQMEPLNEHLLTALEQLNRLLHPLALPKRLVLKAGGPDLWWISLAFGVLALGKASWQAAIAAAGMLFLLIGGYIWLSPFLYKWSCKMARRG from the coding sequence ATGATGGTTTGTTGGTCGGATAAAGACCTCGGCAGATGGAAGGAAGCCCTTTACTTTTACGAATTGGGCAAATACGCCAAGGCCAAGTCCAAGTTTCTGGGCATTTTAGCGCATGACCCTTCGGACGGAGTCGCCAAATACTATCTCGCTTCTTGCGCCTTTCATCTGGAAGAGATGGAGATCGCGGAGGCATTCGCCAGGGAAGCAGTCCTGTGCGAATCCAGCAAGGAAATGACGTACGCGCTGTTGGGCGCCATCTGCCTCGAGAGGGAACAATACGTGGCAGCGGAGGAGTGGCTGCTCGCCGCCCTGGCCGCCCAACCGGAAAACGCTGGAATCTTGGCGCAATACGCGTACTTGATGCTCAGGACCGGACACGAAGAAAAGGCCCGGAGACTGCTCGCAGAAGCACAGCGCCTCGGACCAGGGGACGAGACTGTCCTGCATTACGGCTACGTGTTTCAACGGGCCTATGCGGAACCGTGCTGGGAGGGGCAGGCGATTCGCGATGTTTTGCAGCTTGCGGGCAACCGGGTAGACAAGCTGGTCAAGCTGGGGCTGCTTGCGCTGGATCGGGGCTCGTACGCGGAAGCGAGGGACTATTTTTTGCAGGCGTACCAGATGGAGCCGTTGAACGAGCACCTGCTCACGGCACTGGAGCAATTGAATCGACTGCTCCACCCTCTGGCATTGCCGAAGCGTCTGGTGCTGAAGGCGGGGGGCCCCGACTTGTGGTGGATCTCACTGGCTTTCGGTGTGCTCGCTCTCGGCAAGGCGAGCTGGCAGGCGGCGATCGCTGCCGCTGGCATGCTCTTCCTCCTGATCGGAGGATACATCTGGCTTTCGCCGTTTTTATACAAATGGTCATGCAAAATGGCACGCAGAGGATGA
- a CDS encoding MBL fold metallo-hydrolase — translation MLLKYFYDDKLSQASYLVGCQATGEAIVIDPARDVEPYAKAAAANGLKIVGVTETHIHADFLSGAREIASRFGATLYLSEEGGTDWAYPYARDYKHKLLRDKDIFSIGNLTFEVLHTPGHTPEHISLLLTDGGSSQAEPIGIFTGDFVFVGDVGRPDLLEKVARLSGSAEELAGQMFHSLARFKKLPDYLQVWPGHGAGSACGKAIGAVQSTTVGYEKRTNWALRHEDEDEFIQKLLEGQPEPPTYFSTMKRLNKEGPRLVGEIAAPSYAEASVGTVESWVKKGIVVDTRPARLFAQKHVSGVINIPYEKSFVTWAGWLLDYDRPLYLLTERESLPLVLKDLQSIGMDQVASVMDPNVFDPDDDPRLAKYEDITPQEGKEAVQSGQMYVLDVRYKKEREEAYIPGAKHIMLGYLPMKLQELPRDRPILVQCKTGKRSAIGVSILRANGFAQVSNLAGGFDEWTRQGLPIAREGEDETHPN, via the coding sequence ATGCTACTCAAGTATTTCTACGATGACAAATTGTCCCAGGCCTCGTATTTGGTGGGATGCCAGGCAACGGGCGAGGCCATTGTCATCGATCCTGCGCGGGATGTCGAGCCGTACGCGAAAGCAGCGGCAGCCAACGGATTGAAGATTGTGGGCGTGACGGAAACCCATATCCACGCCGATTTCCTCTCGGGAGCGAGGGAAATCGCTTCGAGGTTTGGCGCCACCCTGTATTTGTCCGAAGAAGGGGGAACCGACTGGGCCTACCCATACGCTCGCGACTACAAACACAAGCTCTTGCGGGACAAAGACATCTTTTCGATCGGCAACCTCACCTTCGAAGTGCTGCATACACCGGGGCACACACCGGAGCACATATCGCTGCTCTTGACAGATGGCGGCTCATCGCAAGCAGAACCGATCGGGATCTTTACGGGGGACTTCGTGTTCGTAGGGGATGTGGGGCGTCCGGATCTGCTGGAGAAAGTGGCAAGGCTTAGCGGCTCCGCGGAAGAGCTGGCTGGCCAAATGTTTCATTCGTTAGCGCGCTTCAAAAAGCTGCCCGACTATCTGCAGGTCTGGCCTGGGCACGGGGCAGGCAGCGCGTGCGGCAAGGCGATTGGGGCCGTCCAGTCAACCACCGTCGGCTATGAGAAGCGAACGAACTGGGCGCTGCGGCATGAGGATGAGGATGAATTCATCCAGAAGCTGTTGGAGGGCCAGCCAGAGCCGCCGACATATTTTTCGACGATGAAACGTTTGAACAAGGAAGGACCGCGGTTGGTCGGAGAAATAGCAGCCCCGTCGTACGCGGAAGCTTCCGTAGGTACGGTCGAAAGCTGGGTGAAAAAAGGCATTGTCGTGGATACGCGCCCGGCACGCCTGTTTGCCCAAAAGCATGTGTCAGGCGTGATCAATATCCCCTACGAGAAGTCTTTTGTCACGTGGGCCGGATGGCTGCTGGACTATGATCGTCCGCTATACCTGTTGACGGAAAGGGAGTCCCTTCCCCTTGTTTTGAAGGATTTGCAGTCAATCGGGATGGATCAGGTCGCGTCCGTGATGGATCCGAATGTGTTCGATCCCGATGACGACCCGAGACTTGCGAAATATGAGGACATCACCCCTCAAGAGGGAAAGGAAGCCGTCCAGTCCGGACAAATGTACGTGTTGGATGTCCGGTATAAAAAAGAGCGGGAGGAGGCATACATTCCCGGCGCGAAACACATCATGCTCGGTTACTTGCCGATGAAACTTCAGGAATTGCCGCGGGACAGACCGATTCTGGTACAATGCAAGACTGGCAAAAGGTCTGCCATAGGCGTGAGCATTTTGCGTGCAAACGGCTTTGCACAGGTATCCAACCTGGCCGGCGGCTTTGATGAGTGGACCAGACAAGGGCTTCCGATTGCGCGGGAAGGAGAGGACGAAACGCATCCGAACTGA